One region of Streptomyces leeuwenhoekii genomic DNA includes:
- the tsaD gene encoding tRNA (adenosine(37)-N6)-threonylcarbamoyltransferase complex transferase subunit TsaD: MADSRDEPLVLGIETSCDETGVGIVRGTTLLADAVASSVDEHARFGGVVPEVASRAHLEAMVPTIDRALKEAGVSAKDLDGIAVTAGPGLAGALLVGVSAAKAYAYALGKPLYGVNHLASHICVDQLEHGALPEPTMALLVSGGHSSLLLSTDITSDVRPMGATIDDAAGEAFDKIARVLNLGFPGGPVIDRYAREGDPEAIAFPRGLTGPRDPAYDFSFSGLKTAVARWIEAKRAAGEEVPVRDVAASFQEAVVDVLTRKAVRACKDEGVDHLMIGGGVAANSRLRALAQERCEAAGIRLRVPRPKLCTDNGAMVAALGAEMVARGRAASDWDLSADSSLPVTDPHVPGHAHGHDHVHEVSKENLYS; the protein is encoded by the coding sequence ATGGCTGACTCACGCGACGAGCCTCTCGTCCTGGGCATCGAGACCTCCTGCGACGAGACCGGCGTCGGCATCGTCCGCGGTACCACCCTGCTGGCCGACGCCGTCGCCTCCAGCGTCGACGAGCACGCCCGCTTCGGCGGTGTCGTGCCGGAGGTGGCGAGCCGCGCCCACCTGGAGGCGATGGTCCCCACCATCGACCGCGCGCTGAAGGAGGCGGGGGTGAGCGCCAAGGACCTGGACGGCATCGCCGTGACCGCCGGTCCCGGACTCGCCGGCGCCCTGCTGGTCGGCGTCTCGGCGGCCAAGGCGTACGCCTACGCGCTCGGCAAGCCGCTGTACGGCGTCAACCACCTCGCCTCGCACATCTGCGTCGACCAGCTCGAGCACGGCGCGCTGCCCGAGCCCACGATGGCGCTGCTGGTCTCCGGCGGCCACTCCTCGCTGCTGCTGTCGACGGACATCACCTCCGACGTCCGCCCGATGGGCGCCACCATCGACGACGCGGCCGGCGAGGCGTTCGACAAGATCGCCCGCGTGCTGAACCTCGGCTTCCCCGGCGGCCCGGTCATCGACCGGTACGCGCGCGAGGGCGACCCGGAGGCGATCGCCTTCCCGCGCGGGCTGACCGGGCCGCGCGACCCGGCGTACGACTTCTCCTTCTCCGGTCTGAAGACGGCCGTGGCGCGCTGGATCGAGGCCAAGCGGGCGGCGGGGGAGGAGGTGCCGGTGCGGGACGTGGCGGCCTCCTTCCAGGAGGCGGTCGTCGACGTGCTCACCCGCAAGGCCGTGCGCGCCTGCAAGGACGAGGGCGTCGACCACCTGATGATCGGCGGCGGGGTCGCCGCCAACTCCCGGCTGCGGGCGCTGGCCCAGGAACGGTGCGAGGCGGCCGGGATCCGGCTGCGGGTGCCCCGGCCCAAGCTGTGCACGGACAACGGCGCGATGGTCGCGGCGCTCGGCGCCGAGATGGTCGCCCGGGGCCGGGCCGCCTCCGACTGGGACCTGTCGGCGGACTCGTCGCTGCCCGTGACGGACCCGCACGTCCCGGGCCACGCGCACGGGCACGACCATGTGCACGAGGTGAGCAAGGAGAACCTGTACTCATGA
- the rimI gene encoding ribosomal protein S18-alanine N-acetyltransferase — MRWWDIDPVLELERELFPEDAWSRGMFWSELAHARGPEATRRYLVAELDGRIAGYAGLAASGGVGDVQTIAVARDQWGTGLGSRLLTELLRAATAFECAEVLLECRVDNVRAQKLYERFGFEPIGFRRGYYQPGNVDALVLRLTDPATSLNGVQGTEING; from the coding sequence ATGCGCTGGTGGGACATCGACCCCGTGCTGGAGCTGGAACGGGAGCTGTTCCCCGAGGACGCCTGGTCGCGCGGGATGTTCTGGTCCGAGCTGGCCCACGCGCGCGGGCCGGAGGCCACCCGCCGCTACCTCGTCGCGGAGCTGGACGGCCGGATCGCCGGGTACGCGGGCCTGGCCGCCTCCGGGGGCGTCGGCGACGTCCAGACCATCGCCGTCGCCCGCGACCAGTGGGGCACCGGCCTCGGCAGCCGGCTGCTGACCGAGCTGCTGCGCGCCGCGACCGCCTTCGAATGCGCCGAGGTGCTCCTCGAATGCCGCGTCGACAACGTCCGCGCCCAGAAGCTCTACGAGCGCTTCGGCTTCGAGCCCATCGGCTTCAGACGCGGCTACTACCAGCCGGGGAACGTGGACGCCCTGGTGTTGCGCCTGACCGACCCCGCAACCTCCCTCAACGGCGTACAAGGAACCGAGATCAATGGCTGA
- the tsaB gene encoding tRNA (adenosine(37)-N6)-threonylcarbamoyltransferase complex dimerization subunit type 1 TsaB, with protein MLLLALDTATPAVTVALHDGTDVIASSSQVDARRHGELLLPAVDRVLAEAGLKLDAVTGIVAGIGPGPYTGLRVGLMTAETFSLALGVPVHGVCTLDGLAYAADLPGPFVVATDARRKEVYWARYADSRTRLTDPAVDRPADIAEQVRGLPAVGAGALLYPDTFPRAHEPEHVSAAALARLAAEKLAAGEDLPAPRPLYLRRPDAQVPKNYKVVTPK; from the coding sequence GTGCTCTTGCTCGCTCTGGATACCGCCACTCCCGCCGTGACCGTCGCGCTGCACGACGGTACGGACGTCATCGCCTCGTCGAGCCAGGTGGACGCGCGCCGCCACGGTGAGCTGCTGCTTCCGGCCGTGGACCGGGTGCTCGCCGAGGCCGGCCTGAAGCTCGACGCCGTCACCGGCATCGTCGCCGGCATCGGGCCGGGCCCGTACACCGGCCTGCGCGTCGGCCTGATGACCGCGGAGACCTTCTCCCTCGCGCTCGGCGTGCCCGTGCACGGGGTGTGCACGCTGGACGGCCTCGCCTACGCCGCCGACCTGCCGGGCCCCTTCGTCGTGGCGACCGACGCCCGCCGCAAGGAGGTCTACTGGGCCCGCTACGCCGACTCCCGCACCCGCCTGACCGACCCGGCCGTCGACCGCCCCGCCGACATCGCCGAGCAGGTCCGCGGACTGCCCGCGGTCGGCGCGGGCGCGCTGCTGTACCCGGACACCTTCCCCCGGGCGCACGAGCCCGAGCACGTCTCGGCCGCCGCCCTGGCTCGGCTGGCCGCGGAGAAGCTCGCGGCCGGCGAGGACCTGCCCGCGCCCCGGCCGCTGTACCTGCGCCGGCCCGACGCCCAGGTCCCCAAGAACTACAAGGTGGTCACGCCGAAGTGA